From a region of the Calypte anna isolate BGI_N300 chromosome 4, bCalAnn1_v1.p, whole genome shotgun sequence genome:
- the GAB3 gene encoding GRB2-associated-binding protein 3 isoform X1 produces the protein MSSGDVVCTGWLIKSPPEKKLKRYAWRKRWFVLRRGRMSGNPDVLEYYRNNHSKKPIRIIDLNECEVLKHSGPNFIKKEFQNNFVFIVRTTYRTFYLVAKTEEEMQIWVHNISQICNFGHLEDGTGSVESLSHTTSSPQPSPAASTHTSHIADPSFSVDPAAADPSAAEETPSESESVFLPDYLFLSNCESGKLSHNRCDSWSNSDRSLEQTSSDDVFVDSLQSQPSLYLVQPSSTGTVHQDGAPLANPGTVSRSIDVSGPPSDVSSSSPLLGTPLTPTFQIDKSQNPLPYGVSQMDVLSNTPPPRPPKPTHFSDRRGDEMGSGALQNGHAGICRAQVALVPRRISLSSLDNVRNWKADMEGSSLRSRDKRLSLNLPCRFSPLYSTAPDSVEDSYVPMHPSTSPSVPGSDCSPDGYIPMSPGSATFNFPVVSTEKLTSPLLELPSDLEPPPVNRDLKPRRKSRPPPLDLRNLSTIREHAAVTRMWTVPYNRMSFISPERDGINSARIFANSVSGEEEESYIHMEHRQATSPYSGAFPWTRKSNLDYLALDFNSASPSPVQKKPFLSEEQRVDYVQVDEQKTQALQNTKQEWTDERQSKV, from the exons GCATGGCGGAAGCGCTGGTTCGTGCTGCGCAGAGGCCGCATGAGCGGGAACCCCGACGTGTTGGAATACTACAGGAACAACCACTCCAAAAAGCCCATTCGGATCATCGACCTCAACGAGTGTGAAGTGCTGAAGCACTCAGGACCCAACTTCATCAAGAAGGAATTTCAGAACAACTTCGTCTTCATTGTGAGAACCACCTACCGCACCTTCTACCTGGTAGCCAAAACGGAGGAGGAGATGCAGATCTGGGTGCACAACATCAGCCAGATCTGTAACTTTGGACATCTAGAAGATGGCACAG GTTCAGTGGAGAGCCTTTCTCACACCACCTCATCCCCACAGCCATCTCCAGCTGCTTCCACCCACACCTCCCACATCGCTGACCCCTCCTTCTCCGTCGACCCCGCTGCTGCTGACccctctgctgcagaggagacCCCCAGTGAGTCGGAGTCTGTCTTCCTCCCCGACTACCTCTTCCTCTCCAACTGTGAGTCGGGCAAACTCAGCCACAACAG GTGTGACAGCTGGTCGAATTCAGACAGATCTCTGGAGCAGACTTCTTCGGACGATGTTTTTGTCGACTCCTTGCAGTCCCAGCCCTCCTTGTACCTTGTACAGCCATCCAGCACTGGCACTGTGCACCAGGATGGGGCCCCATTGGCAAACCCTGGCACTGTGTCCAGGAGCATAGACGTTAGTGGGCCACCCAGTGAcgtttcctcctcctccccactgcTGGGGACGCCACTGACACCAACCTTTCAGATTGACAAGAGCCAAAATCCGCTGCCCTACGGTGTGTCCCAGATGGATGTCCTGTCCAACACACCCCCTCCACGCCCACCCAAGCCAACCCACTTCTCAGACAGGAGAGGGGATGAGATGGGCAGTGGGGCCCTCCAGAACGGGCATGCAGGGATCTGCCGGGctcaggtggctctggtgccCAGGAGAATCTCCTTGTCCAGCTTGGACAACGTGAGGAACTGGAAAG caGACATGGAAGGCAGTTCCTTAAGAAGTCGGGATAAAAGGCTTAGCTTGAATTTG CCCTGCCGATTCTCCCCACTCTACTCGACTGCTCCGGACAGCGTGGAGGACAGCTATGTGCCCATGCACCCCAGCACCTCTCCCTCTGTGCCTGGCTCTGACTGCTCACCTGATGGCTACATCCCCATGAGCCCAGGCTCAGCCACCTTTAATTTCCCTGTTGTCAGCACTGAAAAACTCACCAGCCCCTTACTGGAGCTTCCCTCAGACCTGGAGCCCCCACCAGTGAACCGAGACCTCAAGCCTCGAAGGAAAT CTCGGccacctcctctggacttgaGGAACCTCTCCACAATCCGGGAGCACGCTGCTGTGACCAGGATGTGGACTGTGCCTTA CAATCGAATGAGCTTTATCTCACCAGAAAGAGACGGTATTAATTCAGCAAGAATATTTGCCAATTCAGTTTCcggagaagaggaagaaagttACATTCATATG GAACACAGACAGGCAACATCTCCATACAGTGGTGCTTTTCCATGGACAAGGAAATCTAACCTTGATTACTTAGCATTGGATTTTAATTCTGcttccccatcccctgtgcAGAAG AAACCTTTTCTCTCTGAGGAGCAGAGAGTGGACTATGTCCAGGTAGATGAACAGAAGACTCAAGCTTTACAGAACACTAAGCAGGAATGGACAGATGAGAGGCAATCAAAAGTCTAA
- the GAB3 gene encoding GRB2-associated-binding protein 3 isoform X2, with the protein MSSGDVVCTGWLIKSPPEKKLKRYAWRKRWFVLRRGRMSGNPDVLEYYRNNHSKKPIRIIDLNECEVLKHSGPNFIKKEFQNNFVFIVRTTYRTFYLVAKTEEEMQIWVHNISQICNFGHLEDGTGSVESLSHTTSSPQPSPAASTHTSHIADPSFSVDPAAADPSAAEETPSESESVFLPDYLFLSNCESGKLSHNRCDSWSNSDRSLEQTSSDDVFVDSLQSQPSLYLVQPSSTGTVHQDGAPLANPGTVSRSIDVSGPPSDVSSSSPLLGTPLTPTFQIDKSQNPLPYGVSQMDVLSNTPPPRPPKPTHFSDRRGDEMGSGALQNGHAGICRAQVALVPRRISLSSLDNVRNWKDMEGSSLRSRDKRLSLNLPCRFSPLYSTAPDSVEDSYVPMHPSTSPSVPGSDCSPDGYIPMSPGSATFNFPVVSTEKLTSPLLELPSDLEPPPVNRDLKPRRKSRPPPLDLRNLSTIREHAAVTRMWTVPYNRMSFISPERDGINSARIFANSVSGEEEESYIHMEHRQATSPYSGAFPWTRKSNLDYLALDFNSASPSPVQKKPFLSEEQRVDYVQVDEQKTQALQNTKQEWTDERQSKV; encoded by the exons GCATGGCGGAAGCGCTGGTTCGTGCTGCGCAGAGGCCGCATGAGCGGGAACCCCGACGTGTTGGAATACTACAGGAACAACCACTCCAAAAAGCCCATTCGGATCATCGACCTCAACGAGTGTGAAGTGCTGAAGCACTCAGGACCCAACTTCATCAAGAAGGAATTTCAGAACAACTTCGTCTTCATTGTGAGAACCACCTACCGCACCTTCTACCTGGTAGCCAAAACGGAGGAGGAGATGCAGATCTGGGTGCACAACATCAGCCAGATCTGTAACTTTGGACATCTAGAAGATGGCACAG GTTCAGTGGAGAGCCTTTCTCACACCACCTCATCCCCACAGCCATCTCCAGCTGCTTCCACCCACACCTCCCACATCGCTGACCCCTCCTTCTCCGTCGACCCCGCTGCTGCTGACccctctgctgcagaggagacCCCCAGTGAGTCGGAGTCTGTCTTCCTCCCCGACTACCTCTTCCTCTCCAACTGTGAGTCGGGCAAACTCAGCCACAACAG GTGTGACAGCTGGTCGAATTCAGACAGATCTCTGGAGCAGACTTCTTCGGACGATGTTTTTGTCGACTCCTTGCAGTCCCAGCCCTCCTTGTACCTTGTACAGCCATCCAGCACTGGCACTGTGCACCAGGATGGGGCCCCATTGGCAAACCCTGGCACTGTGTCCAGGAGCATAGACGTTAGTGGGCCACCCAGTGAcgtttcctcctcctccccactgcTGGGGACGCCACTGACACCAACCTTTCAGATTGACAAGAGCCAAAATCCGCTGCCCTACGGTGTGTCCCAGATGGATGTCCTGTCCAACACACCCCCTCCACGCCCACCCAAGCCAACCCACTTCTCAGACAGGAGAGGGGATGAGATGGGCAGTGGGGCCCTCCAGAACGGGCATGCAGGGATCTGCCGGGctcaggtggctctggtgccCAGGAGAATCTCCTTGTCCAGCTTGGACAACGTGAGGAACTGGAAAG ACATGGAAGGCAGTTCCTTAAGAAGTCGGGATAAAAGGCTTAGCTTGAATTTG CCCTGCCGATTCTCCCCACTCTACTCGACTGCTCCGGACAGCGTGGAGGACAGCTATGTGCCCATGCACCCCAGCACCTCTCCCTCTGTGCCTGGCTCTGACTGCTCACCTGATGGCTACATCCCCATGAGCCCAGGCTCAGCCACCTTTAATTTCCCTGTTGTCAGCACTGAAAAACTCACCAGCCCCTTACTGGAGCTTCCCTCAGACCTGGAGCCCCCACCAGTGAACCGAGACCTCAAGCCTCGAAGGAAAT CTCGGccacctcctctggacttgaGGAACCTCTCCACAATCCGGGAGCACGCTGCTGTGACCAGGATGTGGACTGTGCCTTA CAATCGAATGAGCTTTATCTCACCAGAAAGAGACGGTATTAATTCAGCAAGAATATTTGCCAATTCAGTTTCcggagaagaggaagaaagttACATTCATATG GAACACAGACAGGCAACATCTCCATACAGTGGTGCTTTTCCATGGACAAGGAAATCTAACCTTGATTACTTAGCATTGGATTTTAATTCTGcttccccatcccctgtgcAGAAG AAACCTTTTCTCTCTGAGGAGCAGAGAGTGGACTATGTCCAGGTAGATGAACAGAAGACTCAAGCTTTACAGAACACTAAGCAGGAATGGACAGATGAGAGGCAATCAAAAGTCTAA
- the GAB3 gene encoding GRB2-associated-binding protein 3 isoform X3: MSGNPDVLEYYRNNHSKKPIRIIDLNECEVLKHSGPNFIKKEFQNNFVFIVRTTYRTFYLVAKTEEEMQIWVHNISQICNFGHLEDGTGSVESLSHTTSSPQPSPAASTHTSHIADPSFSVDPAAADPSAAEETPSESESVFLPDYLFLSNCESGKLSHNRCDSWSNSDRSLEQTSSDDVFVDSLQSQPSLYLVQPSSTGTVHQDGAPLANPGTVSRSIDVSGPPSDVSSSSPLLGTPLTPTFQIDKSQNPLPYGVSQMDVLSNTPPPRPPKPTHFSDRRGDEMGSGALQNGHAGICRAQVALVPRRISLSSLDNVRNWKADMEGSSLRSRDKRLSLNLPCRFSPLYSTAPDSVEDSYVPMHPSTSPSVPGSDCSPDGYIPMSPGSATFNFPVVSTEKLTSPLLELPSDLEPPPVNRDLKPRRKSRPPPLDLRNLSTIREHAAVTRMWTVPYNRMSFISPERDGINSARIFANSVSGEEEESYIHMEHRQATSPYSGAFPWTRKSNLDYLALDFNSASPSPVQKKPFLSEEQRVDYVQVDEQKTQALQNTKQEWTDERQSKV, encoded by the exons ATGAGCGGGAACCCCGACGTGTTGGAATACTACAGGAACAACCACTCCAAAAAGCCCATTCGGATCATCGACCTCAACGAGTGTGAAGTGCTGAAGCACTCAGGACCCAACTTCATCAAGAAGGAATTTCAGAACAACTTCGTCTTCATTGTGAGAACCACCTACCGCACCTTCTACCTGGTAGCCAAAACGGAGGAGGAGATGCAGATCTGGGTGCACAACATCAGCCAGATCTGTAACTTTGGACATCTAGAAGATGGCACAG GTTCAGTGGAGAGCCTTTCTCACACCACCTCATCCCCACAGCCATCTCCAGCTGCTTCCACCCACACCTCCCACATCGCTGACCCCTCCTTCTCCGTCGACCCCGCTGCTGCTGACccctctgctgcagaggagacCCCCAGTGAGTCGGAGTCTGTCTTCCTCCCCGACTACCTCTTCCTCTCCAACTGTGAGTCGGGCAAACTCAGCCACAACAG GTGTGACAGCTGGTCGAATTCAGACAGATCTCTGGAGCAGACTTCTTCGGACGATGTTTTTGTCGACTCCTTGCAGTCCCAGCCCTCCTTGTACCTTGTACAGCCATCCAGCACTGGCACTGTGCACCAGGATGGGGCCCCATTGGCAAACCCTGGCACTGTGTCCAGGAGCATAGACGTTAGTGGGCCACCCAGTGAcgtttcctcctcctccccactgcTGGGGACGCCACTGACACCAACCTTTCAGATTGACAAGAGCCAAAATCCGCTGCCCTACGGTGTGTCCCAGATGGATGTCCTGTCCAACACACCCCCTCCACGCCCACCCAAGCCAACCCACTTCTCAGACAGGAGAGGGGATGAGATGGGCAGTGGGGCCCTCCAGAACGGGCATGCAGGGATCTGCCGGGctcaggtggctctggtgccCAGGAGAATCTCCTTGTCCAGCTTGGACAACGTGAGGAACTGGAAAG caGACATGGAAGGCAGTTCCTTAAGAAGTCGGGATAAAAGGCTTAGCTTGAATTTG CCCTGCCGATTCTCCCCACTCTACTCGACTGCTCCGGACAGCGTGGAGGACAGCTATGTGCCCATGCACCCCAGCACCTCTCCCTCTGTGCCTGGCTCTGACTGCTCACCTGATGGCTACATCCCCATGAGCCCAGGCTCAGCCACCTTTAATTTCCCTGTTGTCAGCACTGAAAAACTCACCAGCCCCTTACTGGAGCTTCCCTCAGACCTGGAGCCCCCACCAGTGAACCGAGACCTCAAGCCTCGAAGGAAAT CTCGGccacctcctctggacttgaGGAACCTCTCCACAATCCGGGAGCACGCTGCTGTGACCAGGATGTGGACTGTGCCTTA CAATCGAATGAGCTTTATCTCACCAGAAAGAGACGGTATTAATTCAGCAAGAATATTTGCCAATTCAGTTTCcggagaagaggaagaaagttACATTCATATG GAACACAGACAGGCAACATCTCCATACAGTGGTGCTTTTCCATGGACAAGGAAATCTAACCTTGATTACTTAGCATTGGATTTTAATTCTGcttccccatcccctgtgcAGAAG AAACCTTTTCTCTCTGAGGAGCAGAGAGTGGACTATGTCCAGGTAGATGAACAGAAGACTCAAGCTTTACAGAACACTAAGCAGGAATGGACAGATGAGAGGCAATCAAAAGTCTAA